A single window of Bos javanicus breed banteng chromosome 19, ARS-OSU_banteng_1.0, whole genome shotgun sequence DNA harbors:
- the SLC46A1 gene encoding proton-coupled folate transporter, which produces MEGRANSPGEPRAWPTRSVLCRGCVEPLVFLANFALVLQGPVTTQYLWHRFSADLGYNGTRHRDSCSNHSVDPIAQEVETLTSHWTLYMNVGGFLVGLFSSTLLGAWSDCVGRRPLLVLASLGLLLQTVLSIFVVQLHLHIGYLVLGRILCALLGDFSGLLAASFASVADVSSSRTRTIRMALLEACIGVAGMLASFIGGFLLQEQVYVNPFWLALAVLTVMTLYAAFCFGETVKERTPTRLFTLRHHRSVIQLYVTQALEKSRKHLALYSLAIFVMITVHLGAQDILTLYELSAPLCWDSRLISYGSAAQQLPYLTSLLGLRLLQYCLADTWVAEIGLVFNILGMMVFAFATITPLMFTGYGLLFLSLVVTPIIRAKLSRLVRQSEQGALFSALACVNGLAMLMASGIFNSLYPATLNLMKGFPFLLGAGLLFIPAILMGILERDNHCPEFQEFSQSP; this is translated from the exons ATGGAGGGACGCGCGAACTCCCCGGGCGAGCCCCGCGCCTGGCCTACCCGGTCCGTGCTGTGCCGCGGCTGCGTGGAGCCACTCGTCTTCCTCGCCAACTTCGCCTTGGTCCTGCAGGGCCCGGTCACCACGCAGTACCTGTGGCACCGTTTCAGTGCAGACCTTGGCTACAATGGCACCCGTCACAGGGACAGCTGCAGCAACCACAGCGTGGACCCCATCGCGCAG GAAGTGGAGACACTTACCTCCCATTGGACCCTCTACATGAACGTGGGCGGCTTCCTGGTGGGACTCTTCTCGTCCACCCTGCTGGGCGCCTGGAGTGACTGTGTGGGCCGCCGCCCGCTGCTGGTGCTGGCCTCCCTCGGCCTGCTGCTCCAGACCGTGCTGTCCATCTTTGTGGTTCAGCTGCATCTCCACATTGGCTACTTGGTACTGGGCCGCATCCTTTGTGCCCTCCTCGGCGATTTCAGTGGGCTCCTGGCCGCCAGCTTTGCCTCCGTGGCTGATGTCAGCTCCAGCCGCACCCGTACCATCCGAATGGCCCTGTTGGAAGCATGCATTGGGGTGGCGGGAATGCTGGCGAGCTTCATTGGTGGCTTCTTGCTCCAGGAGCAGGTTTATGTCAACCCCTTCTGGCTCGCCTTGGCCGTGCTGACCGTCATGACTCTCTATGCAGCATTCTGCTTTGGTGAGACAGTGAAGGAGCGGACACCTACCCGTCTCTTCACACTCCGTCACCACCGATCCGTCATCCAGCTCTATGTGACCCAGGCCCTGGAGAAGTCCAGGAAGCACTTAGCCCTGTATTCATTGGCCATCTTCGTGATGATCACTGTGCACCTCGGGGCCCAGGACATCCTGACCCTCTATGAGCTGAGTGCACCCCTCTGCTGGGACTCTCGGCTGATCAGCTACGGTTCTGCAGCTCAGCAGCTCCCATACCTCACCAGCCTGCTGGGCCTGCGGCTTCTGCAGTACTGCCTGGCCGACACCTGGGTGGCTGAGATCGGCCTGGTCTTCAATATCCTGGGGATGATGGTCTTTGCATTTGCTACCATCACACCCCTCATGTTCACAG GGTACGGGCTCCTTTTCCTGTCACTGGTCGTCACCCCTATCATCCGGGCCAAGCTATCTAGACTGGTGAGGCAATCGGAGCAGG GCGCTCTCTTTTCTGCTCTGGCCTGTGTGAATGGCTTGGCCATGCTGATGGCCTCCGGCATCTTCAACTCGCTCTACCCAGCCACCCTGAACCTCATGAAGGGCTTCCCTTTCCTCCTGGGAGCTGGACTGCTATTCATCCCAGCCATCCTGATGGG GATACTGGAAAGGGATAATCATTGCCCTGAATTCCAGGAGTTTTCCCAGAGCCCCTGA